From a region of the Lactuca sativa cultivar Salinas chromosome 4, Lsat_Salinas_v11, whole genome shotgun sequence genome:
- the LOC111880594 gene encoding zinc finger protein GIS2-like, with protein MGGTTKKKLVSSVESMGITLMNVHSKQGCYECNEKGHFKQDFPQRRGTTKPNVPLKHYERCDEEVTCYKCGKNGNYANVFTSSKRFCYGCRDKGHISKDCPKKSKAARADAPPKPKSIPNEAADNAMKSED; from the coding sequence ATGGGAGGTACTACGAAAAAGAAACTTGTTTctagtgtggaaagcatgggtaTTACGCTGATGAATGTACATTCAAAACAAgggtgttacgaatgtaatgagaaagggcacttcaagcaagacttccCACAGAGGAGAGGAActacaaagccaaatgtaccGCTAAAGCACTATGAGAGATGCGACgaagaggtgacttgctacaaatgtggaaagaatGGAAATTACGCCAATGTCTTCACATCCAGCAAGAGGTTCTGTTACGGATGCAGGGACAAGGGGCATATATcaaaggattgcccgaagaaaaGTAAAGCAGCAAGAGCTGATGCACCTCCAAAGCCAAAAAGCATCCCTAATGAAGCAGCTGACAATGCAATGAAGAGTGAGGATTGA